A genomic region of Notamacropus eugenii isolate mMacEug1 chromosome 3, mMacEug1.pri_v2, whole genome shotgun sequence contains the following coding sequences:
- the PTMS gene encoding parathymosin, translating to MEKGHPKSRGNGERRPGSEVKFGSSFVLLPCAQAFGPLPRQPNTCLPYCLTCPHPLGSRGLSLPWHPPAFCPGPCPKKCLGDPGPESGGRPPSQSPTPRRSARVAPSPGLQGRPPLALPLPSAFRLRSRLRLSGPSVPLPSPPPLIATLLSPPLQPPLSSPSPPLAFPSLAFPVLPSPPSSRLPHPWEAPPVGQRRLISGFPGRGRQRLVGGGSAGAGATSPGTWGPKAAHLRAEGSGAPGGSPLQTLPRPTRSPASIGGSQLAERAVAATGLPPTPSCPGAPSSRDPGPRLPARPGPGTMSEKSVETAPELSAKDLKEKKEKVEEKTNRKERKKDVVEEEENGAEEEEEETAEDGEDDDEGEEEDEEEEEDDDEGPALKRAAEDEDDADPKRQKTENGASV from the exons atggagaagggGCACCCAAAG TCCCGAGGCAATGGGGAGAGGAGGCCAGGCTCGGAAGTGAAGTTCGGCAGCAGCTTTGTGCTCCTGCCCTGTGCCCAGGCCTTTGGTCCCTTGCCACGGCAGCCGAACACTTGCCTTCCCTACTGCCTCACCTGCCCCCACCCCCTTGGCTCCCGAGGCCTGTCTCTT CCGTGGCATCCTCCGGCCTTCTGTCCGGGCCCATGCCCAAAGAAGTGCCTCGGAGATCCCGGTCCGGAATCTGGAGGGCGCCCACCTAGCCAGAGCCCCACCCCTCGCCGCTCCGCTCGCGTCGCTCCTTCCCCCGGGCTCCAGGGTCGGCCTCCGCTCGCTCTCCCACTCCCCTCGGCCTTCCGTCTCCGCTCCCGGCTTCGTCTCTCCGGCCCGTCGGTCCCTCTGCCCTCTCCTCCGCCCCTCATTGCCACCCTCCTGTCCCCACCTCTGCAGCCTCctctttcatctccctcccctccccttgcctTTCCTAGCCTCGCCTTCCCcgtcctcccctctcctcccagctCCCGCCTGCCCCACCCCTGGGAAGCCCCTCCCGTCGGGCAGCGCCGCCTTATAAGCGGGTTCCCTGGCCGTGGGCGGCAGCGGCTGGTCGGCGGCGGCTCTGCTGGTGCGGGGGCGACGAGCCCGGGGACCTGGGGACCGAAAGCCGCGCACCTGCGGGCTGAAGGCAGCGGCGCTCCCGGCGGCTCTCCGCTGCAGACCCTCCCCCGCCCCACCCGCTCCCCGGCCTCGATCGGGGGGTCGCAGCTTGCGGAGCGCGCAGTCGCCGCCACCGgactgccccccacccccagctgtcCAGGGGCTCCCTCCTCCCGGGATCCGGGACCCCGGCTCCCTGCCCGCCCCGGCCCCGGCACCATGTCGGAGAAGAGCGTGGAGACAGCGCCTGAGCTCAGCGCCAAG GacctgaaggaaaagaaagaaaaagtagaggagaaaactaatcgaaaagagaggaagaaggacgTGGTAGAG GAGGAGGAGAAtggagcagaggaggaggaggaggagactgcAGAGGATggagaagatgatgatgaggGTGAGGAGGAAG atgaggaagaggaggaggatgatgacGAAGGGCCCGCACTGAAGAGAGCTGCTGAGGATGAG GATGATGCCGATCCCAAAAGGCAGAAGACAGAAAACGGGGCATCAGTGTGA